Proteins from a genomic interval of Candidatus Babela massiliensis:
- the radA gene encoding DNA repair protein RadA: MSKKVILYICKNCAYQTVKWLGCCPECKQWNTLELKDQGKFTEPNSLRLYNLLDIESKSMERMTSGVKEWDRVTGSGLVRASFVVLTGDPGIGKSTLLIQIAYKLSERYKTYYFSSEESLEQVKLRSQRLNCISSNLLFSDEADLDNIINFSKDNKPDLIIIDSIQNCFLKETNNTPGSINMLKESAFKLMRLAKENDITVIISGHITKEGIIAGPKMLEHMVDAVFYLQAEDCWQTRILRSVKNRFGTVNEIGFFQMGSNGLEEVSNINQQLLQDTSNNPGSVLISFIEGSRPLLIELQALVLSTKYGIAQRVVSGIDQTQIVLIAAILEKYLQIKFSSQDIFFKISGGFKIKGSACDLGIALALLSSYFQKPLPEKILALGEISLTGQIKPINFINLYASESEKFGINTLLISSNQKIETNAKTIRFVSVYELLSLFD; the protein is encoded by the coding sequence ATGAGTAAAAAGGTTATATTATATATCTGTAAAAATTGTGCTTATCAAACAGTAAAATGGTTAGGATGTTGTCCTGAATGTAAACAATGGAATACGCTTGAGTTAAAGGATCAAGGTAAATTTACAGAGCCTAATTCTTTAAGATTATATAATTTACTCGATATAGAATCGAAATCTATGGAAAGAATGACATCGGGGGTAAAGGAGTGGGATAGGGTAACTGGCTCAGGTCTTGTAAGAGCGAGTTTTGTTGTTTTAACTGGTGACCCTGGCATTGGAAAATCAACTTTATTAATACAAATTGCTTATAAATTGTCAGAAAGATATAAAACTTATTATTTCTCTTCTGAGGAGTCTTTAGAACAGGTTAAACTCCGATCTCAACGTCTTAACTGTATTAGTAGCAATTTGTTGTTTTCCGATGAAGCAGATCTTGACAATATAATTAATTTTTCCAAAGATAATAAGCCTGATTTAATTATTATAGATTCTATTCAAAATTGCTTTTTAAAAGAAACTAATAATACTCCTGGTAGCATTAATATGCTTAAAGAATCAGCATTTAAATTGATGCGTCTTGCTAAAGAAAATGATATAACAGTTATAATTAGTGGGCATATAACCAAAGAAGGTATTATTGCAGGTCCTAAGATGTTAGAGCACATGGTTGATGCTGTATTTTATTTACAAGCAGAAGACTGTTGGCAGACAAGGATACTTAGGTCTGTTAAAAATCGTTTTGGAACAGTAAATGAAATTGGATTTTTTCAAATGGGATCAAATGGTCTTGAAGAAGTATCTAATATAAATCAACAATTACTTCAAGATACTTCCAATAATCCTGGTTCAGTGCTTATAAGTTTTATAGAAGGTTCACGGCCATTATTGATCGAATTACAAGCTTTAGTATTATCTACAAAATATGGAATAGCGCAAAGAGTTGTATCAGGAATAGATCAGACTCAAATAGTATTAATTGCTGCCATTTTAGAGAAATATCTTCAGATTAAATTTAGTTCTCAAGACATATTTTTTAAAATAAGTGGTGGTTTTAAAATTAAAGGAAGTGCTTGTGATTTAGGTATAGCTTTAGCTTTGCTTTCTAGCTATTTTCAAAAACCTTTGCCTGAAAAAATTCTAGCTCTAGGTGAGATAAGTTTAACTGGTCAAATTAAACCGATAAACTTTATTAATTTATATGCTTCAGAATCTGAAAAGTTTGGTATTAATACTTTATTGATATCTAGTAATCAAAAAATAGAAACCAATGCCAAAACTATAAGATTTGTTAGTGTTTATGAACTTTTGTCACTTTTTGATTAA
- a CDS encoding ubiquitin carboxyl-terminal hydrolase has translation MNIFNGIVTLATLLGMGCSTNWLEFNSIHNNSSESLTKTILYYNLKLEEEFLNNIKKQFYNFKSQSIISLYEAEQLFEAIETEIRRLIFNSTDHVLDFHQKLYLKNIYLFNKMLGSQYITSNNNLLFQNIISKKYDSFDKLNETLTHPILNINTIDLSNVNKENIITQTLNNKLQVVDFNRTLGLYPINFANLKNNLDIKCIEEPTSESIKLKNLGNTCFINALLQSINNIFCLKDTIISLKDLYNENTLSRALIDFLEHNSDENLSILCNQIWSIEHEIYDQNQDKVVIKKQFPKYNTGDAQELLMSFIEHLNQKDLVVPKELLTDEQLSDLKNLKRILGFQIEKNMLHPETNEIISKIQPQEDQFIASIELPIYKINSLKVDNYEVFKDMYAALEQSYLKEEIDEYTTESKEKLINVPAISYFTSLPKVLIINLKRYLNDQRKIFDKIDFPFEFDIDPYLKSEELNIHTKYELTSIMMHHGSAVHYTTYIKKENLWYHCDDHKIGKPLTEEELKNLLNAEEKPYATPYILFYKQKDLTNDFFQDLDHLRQTLVETIEEQIENQDLKDKVLKYLNKILKKLEKENENEELNYSIIYNQAINLINKYIKSEITELFKMLHSNFDECYIKNPNEGTLLFLHDALSDNPLLISIVKLKNIRFPFIMINKTDNTKLVDSKGLEAIKAIHRIFINPYEVKINQEYQKSKKSIRA, from the coding sequence ATGAATATTTTTAATGGTATAGTAACGTTAGCAACACTACTTGGAATGGGTTGTTCAACAAATTGGTTAGAATTCAATTCAATTCATAACAATTCAAGCGAAAGCTTAACAAAAACAATTTTATATTATAATCTAAAATTAGAGGAAGAATTCTTAAATAATATAAAAAAACAATTTTATAATTTCAAATCACAAAGTATAATAAGTCTTTATGAAGCTGAACAGCTTTTTGAAGCTATAGAAACAGAAATTAGAAGATTAATTTTTAATTCAACAGATCATGTCTTAGATTTTCATCAAAAACTATATTTAAAAAATATTTATCTATTTAACAAAATGCTTGGTTCTCAATATATAACCAGTAACAATAATCTATTATTTCAAAATATTATAAGTAAAAAATATGATTCTTTTGACAAATTAAACGAGACCTTAACTCATCCTATATTAAATATTAATACAATCGATTTATCAAATGTAAATAAAGAAAATATTATTACTCAAACTTTAAATAATAAACTCCAAGTAGTAGATTTCAATAGAACGTTAGGATTATATCCAATAAATTTTGCAAATCTTAAAAATAATTTAGATATTAAATGTATAGAAGAACCTACAAGCGAATCAATAAAACTTAAAAATTTAGGTAATACTTGCTTTATTAATGCCTTATTGCAATCGATAAACAATATTTTTTGTTTAAAAGATACTATAATATCGTTAAAAGATCTTTATAATGAAAATACCCTTTCAAGAGCATTAATCGACTTCTTAGAACATAATAGTGATGAAAATTTAAGTATTTTATGCAATCAAATTTGGTCTATTGAGCATGAAATTTATGATCAAAATCAAGATAAAGTTGTTATAAAAAAACAGTTTCCCAAATATAACACAGGTGATGCCCAAGAACTCTTAATGTCATTTATAGAACACCTAAATCAGAAAGATTTAGTTGTCCCCAAAGAACTGTTAACTGATGAGCAATTAAGCGATTTAAAAAATTTAAAACGAATATTAGGCTTTCAGATTGAAAAAAATATGTTACATCCTGAAACAAACGAGATAATCTCTAAAATTCAACCTCAGGAAGATCAATTTATTGCAAGTATAGAGCTACCAATTTATAAAATAAATTCTTTAAAAGTTGATAATTATGAAGTTTTTAAAGATATGTATGCAGCTCTTGAACAAAGTTATCTTAAAGAAGAAATAGACGAATATACAACTGAGAGTAAAGAAAAATTAATAAATGTACCCGCTATTAGTTATTTTACTTCTTTACCTAAAGTTTTAATCATAAATTTAAAACGATATTTAAATGACCAAAGAAAAATATTTGATAAAATAGATTTTCCTTTTGAATTTGATATTGATCCCTATTTAAAATCAGAAGAACTTAACATTCATACAAAATATGAACTCACTTCAATCATGATGCATCATGGATCAGCAGTACACTATACTACGTATATTAAAAAAGAAAACTTATGGTATCATTGCGATGATCATAAAATAGGAAAACCTCTAACAGAAGAGGAACTGAAAAATTTACTAAATGCTGAAGAAAAACCATATGCTACTCCTTATATTCTATTTTATAAACAAAAAGATCTAACTAACGATTTTTTTCAAGATTTAGATCATTTGAGACAAACTCTAGTAGAAACGATTGAAGAACAAATAGAAAATCAAGATTTAAAAGATAAAGTTCTTAAATATTTAAATAAAATATTAAAAAAACTTGAAAAAGAAAATGAGAATGAAGAACTTAACTATAGCATAATTTATAATCAAGCTATAAATTTGATTAATAAATATATAAAATCAGAAATTACAGAACTATTTAAGATGTTACATTCAAACTTTGATGAGTGTTACATAAAAAATCCAAATGAGGGAACTTTGCTATTTTTACATGACGCATTATCTGATAATCCATTATTAATCTCAATAGTTAAACTTAAAAATATAAGATTTCCATTTATAATGATTAATAAAACTGATAATACCAAATTAGTAGATAGTAAAGGTTTAGAAGCAATAAAAGCAATACATAGAATCTTTATCAATCCTTACGAAGTTAAAATAAATCAAGAATACCAAAAGTCAAAAAAATCAATCCGCGCTTAA
- a CDS encoding ubiquitin carboxyl-terminal hydrolase: protein MKTAFRYLTTLATLIGVGSSLRIDINKIELYIKKRIVEVKSHYNLQLEEDCFKKVINYSKNLSVQGKISIDEAKEIKDIIEQKIRKKILGSKNSIIDFSIEFNNTYYFNSSSSCPKIINDINLFFKEILKNKFNNIEEFLQNPEFALNVLQIRDLDFNNITNNKVHIINFNNILGIYPKHFSNLSNNFPREKSQQLKGLTNLGNTCFINALLQSIKNISVLRDTIISLENSYKHNSISKALIDFLHSDNKHLNHKLVKLRQKIHFLRPEFANGEIADSLELINSLINNLTDEDLIDSKPIELKNLFHFKVKTKLLDPKTQEVKVETPRDIRSSIVLSISKTKIEKPKTINDLEIYKDINSALKEKYFRGITPNYNDEEQNINLIDAPEITRLISLPKVLIISLERYFTYYDNKGRYKGYKKIYNNVDFPFELDMSPYCELPYQFTQTIYKLNSIIMHHGEDRHYTAYVKKGDLWYHYNDDRKVEILTEGELKRLLSTSKTSYATPYILFYEQKESSDNIKAEIERTINLEIENPYLRNILLNHLENLIKNNTDIYQIINRLNNKIKKESKKFFKKLHLYFNHTYIKKNNEGAIHFLINYPSNPVLISIVKMQNLSSPIMLINHNAKKYNFDNNTLKIIKKLHNFFIKPHLRDQ from the coding sequence ATGAAAACCGCTTTTAGATATTTAACAACTTTAGCTACCTTAATAGGAGTAGGAAGCTCATTAAGAATAGATATTAACAAAATTGAACTTTATATAAAAAAAAGGATAGTTGAAGTAAAATCACATTATAATTTACAATTAGAAGAAGATTGCTTTAAAAAAGTAATAAACTATTCTAAAAATCTAAGTGTTCAGGGTAAAATTAGCATAGATGAAGCAAAAGAAATTAAAGACATTATAGAACAAAAGATTAGAAAAAAAATATTAGGGTCTAAAAATTCTATTATAGATTTTTCAATTGAATTCAACAATACTTATTATTTTAACTCAAGTTCAAGTTGTCCTAAAATTATCAATGATATAAACTTATTTTTTAAAGAAATTTTAAAAAATAAGTTTAATAATATTGAAGAGTTTTTGCAAAATCCTGAATTTGCACTTAATGTGTTACAAATAAGAGATTTAGATTTCAATAATATAACAAATAATAAAGTACATATTATAAATTTTAATAATATATTAGGCATATATCCTAAACATTTCTCTAATCTATCAAATAATTTCCCTAGAGAGAAATCACAACAATTAAAAGGCCTTACAAATTTAGGTAATACCTGTTTTATTAATGCTTTATTACAATCAATAAAGAATATTTCAGTATTAAGAGATACTATTATTTCTTTAGAAAATTCATATAAACATAATTCTATTTCAAAAGCTTTAATCGATTTTTTACACTCAGATAATAAACATTTAAATCACAAATTAGTAAAATTACGCCAAAAAATTCATTTTCTTAGACCTGAATTTGCTAACGGTGAAATTGCTGATTCTTTAGAGTTAATTAATAGCTTAATAAATAATTTAACAGATGAGGATTTGATTGACAGCAAACCTATAGAGTTAAAAAATCTTTTTCACTTTAAAGTAAAAACTAAACTTTTAGATCCGAAAACCCAAGAAGTAAAAGTGGAAACTCCTCGCGACATTCGCTCAAGTATAGTGTTATCAATATCTAAAACCAAAATTGAAAAGCCTAAAACAATAAATGATTTAGAAATATATAAAGATATCAATAGTGCTTTGAAAGAGAAATATTTCAGAGGAATAACCCCGAACTATAATGATGAAGAACAAAATATAAATTTGATAGATGCCCCTGAAATTACCAGATTAATATCTTTACCTAAAGTATTAATTATAAGCTTAGAAAGATACTTTACATACTATGATAATAAAGGTCGATATAAAGGCTACAAAAAAATATATAATAATGTAGATTTTCCATTTGAACTTGATATGTCGCCTTATTGTGAATTACCATATCAATTTACCCAAACGATTTATAAGCTTAATTCAATTATTATGCATCATGGAGAAGATAGACATTATACAGCCTATGTAAAAAAAGGAGATCTATGGTATCACTATAATGATGATCGTAAGGTAGAAATATTAACAGAAGGTGAGCTAAAGAGATTATTAAGTACCTCAAAAACATCTTATGCTACACCATATATTTTATTTTATGAGCAAAAAGAATCATCAGACAATATAAAGGCTGAGATTGAAAGAACTATTAACTTAGAAATAGAAAATCCATATTTAAGAAATATATTACTAAACCATTTGGAAAATTTAATTAAAAATAATACTGATATATATCAGATCATAAATCGATTGAATAATAAAATAAAAAAAGAATCTAAAAAATTCTTTAAAAAATTACACTTATATTTTAATCATACTTATATAAAAAAAAATAACGAAGGAGCTATACATTTCTTAATTAATTATCCTTCTAATCCAGTATTAATATCAATTGTTAAAATGCAAAATCTCTCCTCACCAATTATGCTTATAAATCATAATGCAAAAAAATACAATTTTGACAATAATACTTTAAAAATTATAAAAAAATTACATAATTTTTTTATAAAACCTCACTTAAGAGATCAATAA